One window of Methanothermobacter tenebrarum genomic DNA carries:
- a CDS encoding methionine adenosyltransferase translates to MRNIIVEPLRQPSIEEQKIEIVERKGIGHPDSISDGIAESVSRALCNAYLEHFGAIMHHNTDEVQITAGESAPKFGGGEILRPISILLTGRGISEVDNEKIGLDCIAIGAAKEYLKENIRNLDVETCTVVECKIGHGSGELRDVFARRDSAPLSNDTSFGVGFAPFSETETIVLETERLLNSRKFKRKYPAVGEDVKVMGLREEDKITLTVAVAMIDKHIADLEEYIEVKNILEEKILDLSRRYTERSVEVFINTADRYDEEKPSVYITVTGTSAEMGDDGSAGRGNRANGLITPNRPMSMEATSGKNPINHVGKIYNLLANQMASDIIGEVEGVKQVHIMILSQIGKPINQPKTATSQVLLEEGYRIEDVEGDISGIMDEWLENIGAITDMLIKGKLKTF, encoded by the coding sequence GTGAGGAACATAATTGTAGAACCACTTAGACAGCCGTCAATCGAAGAGCAAAAAATAGAAATAGTCGAAAGGAAGGGTATAGGACACCCTGATAGTATAAGTGATGGTATAGCAGAGTCTGTTAGCAGAGCGCTTTGCAATGCTTATCTGGAACATTTTGGGGCTATTATGCACCATAACACTGATGAGGTTCAGATAACAGCAGGCGAGTCAGCGCCAAAATTTGGTGGCGGTGAAATACTGAGACCAATAAGCATACTCTTAACGGGCCGGGGCATCTCAGAAGTTGATAATGAAAAGATAGGACTTGACTGTATAGCGATAGGAGCAGCGAAGGAGTACTTGAAGGAGAATATAAGAAACCTTGATGTTGAAACATGCACTGTAGTAGAATGCAAGATAGGCCACGGCTCCGGCGAACTGAGGGATGTGTTCGCGAGGAGGGATAGCGCCCCATTATCAAATGACACATCATTTGGGGTTGGATTCGCCCCATTCTCAGAGACAGAAACTATAGTACTTGAAACTGAGAGGCTGCTAAATTCTAGAAAGTTCAAAAGAAAATATCCAGCAGTCGGTGAAGACGTGAAGGTCATGGGCTTAAGGGAAGAGGACAAAATAACCTTAACAGTCGCGGTTGCCATGATCGACAAACACATAGCAGACCTTGAAGAGTACATAGAGGTTAAAAACATCCTAGAAGAGAAAATCCTAGATCTTAGCAGAAGATACACTGAGAGGAGTGTTGAAGTGTTCATAAACACGGCTGACAGATATGATGAGGAAAAACCATCAGTTTATATAACAGTCACGGGAACATCAGCCGAGATGGGAGATGACGGCTCAGCAGGGCGCGGTAACAGGGCGAACGGGCTCATAACACCCAACAGGCCAATGTCGATGGAGGCCACATCTGGTAAAAACCCAATAAACCATGTGGGTAAAATATATAACCTACTAGCTAATCAGATGGCCTCAGATATCATAGGAGAAGTGGAGGGTGTTAAACAGGTCCATATAATGATCCTGAGCCAGATAGGCAAGCCAATCAACCAACCAAAGACTGCAACGTCCCAGGTACTCCTCGAGGAGGGTTACAGGATAGAAGACGTCGAAGGGGATATCTCAGGGATAATGGATGAATGGCTTGAGAATATAGGGGCCATAACAGACATGCTGATAAAAGGGAAACTTAAAACGTTCTAA
- a CDS encoding dihydromethanopterin reductase (acceptor) — protein MRIAWAFTGAGHLLLESVEELEKLAREHKVTIMVSRAAEEVLRMYGLFERVKKLEGGYYRELVLERDEGFSFPITGRLSLGRYDLLIVSPATANTVAKIVHGIADTLVTNAVAQAGKGKVRTIILPVDLEEGEVETVIPSKLELSICRRCETCNAAAACPQDAIIPGVEIQLLKCIGCGNCQRVCPYGAVSGGSIITLHMRSVDVENTRRLESIEGVQVIKEPKEFWDHL, from the coding sequence ATGAGGATAGCATGGGCGTTCACGGGAGCCGGACATTTACTCCTTGAAAGCGTCGAAGAACTTGAAAAACTTGCAAGGGAGCATAAGGTCACGATAATGGTCTCAAGGGCCGCTGAAGAAGTTCTGAGAATGTATGGCCTTTTTGAACGTGTTAAGAAATTAGAGGGAGGATACTATAGAGAATTAGTACTAGAAAGGGATGAGGGTTTCAGTTTTCCCATAACTGGAAGATTATCCCTTGGCCGTTATGACCTGCTTATAGTGTCACCTGCAACTGCAAATACGGTAGCCAAGATAGTTCATGGGATAGCGGACACCCTCGTCACAAATGCGGTTGCACAAGCCGGTAAAGGCAAAGTTAGGACGATAATATTACCAGTGGATTTGGAAGAGGGTGAAGTCGAGACTGTGATACCCTCTAAGTTGGAGTTAAGTATTTGCAGAAGGTGTGAAACATGTAATGCTGCTGCGGCTTGTCCACAGGATGCGATAATACCGGGGGTGGAAATACAACTTCTAAAATGTATAGGATGTGGGAATTGTCAGAGGGTTTGCCCTTATGGGGCTGTATCAGGTGGGAGTATTATAACACTCCATATGAGGAGTGTGGATGTGGAGAATACGAGGCGCCTCGAGAGTATAGAGGGTGTCCAGGTTATCAAAGAACCAAAGGAATTTTGGGATCACTTGTAG
- the glyA gene encoding serine hydroxymethyltransferase, whose protein sequence is MVDNRIYAEKIRNFMKDHNKWMEDSINLIASENITSSRVKEALTSDLSHRYAEGLPGKRFYEGCYYIDKIEELAIDLCKKLFNAEHANVQPTSGVVANLASFFALTSVGDTIMALEIPYGGHLSHANVSAAGVRGLRIQAHPFDVERMNIDPEKMKKRIIELKPRLIILGGSLFLFPHPIEEAREAADEVGASIMYDGAHVLGLIAGKRFQDPLKEGADVLVGSTHKTFPGPQGGIILCGRELAERIDEAVFPGLVSNHHLHHVAGLGITAAEMLEFGEAYAKDTIRNAKKLAESLYELGFNVLCEDFGFTESHQLVMDVSDIGRAVEIAKRLEDNNIILNKNLLPWDDVNRSNDPSGIRIGTQEVTRRGMKESEMGEIAEYIKRVIIDKKDVKEEVSEFMSDYTRVHYAFEESEAYKYLDII, encoded by the coding sequence ATGGTAGATAATCGAATTTACGCTGAGAAGATCCGGAATTTCATGAAAGACCATAATAAGTGGATGGAGGATAGTATCAATCTGATTGCCAGTGAGAATATTACAAGTTCGCGAGTTAAAGAAGCTCTAACCTCTGACCTCTCCCATAGATATGCGGAGGGCTTGCCAGGTAAACGGTTCTATGAAGGCTGTTATTATATAGATAAAATTGAAGAATTGGCAATAGATTTATGCAAAAAACTTTTCAACGCGGAACATGCAAATGTACAACCCACATCTGGTGTGGTGGCGAACCTCGCATCATTCTTCGCACTTACAAGTGTAGGGGACACCATAATGGCATTAGAGATCCCCTATGGGGGTCATTTGTCCCATGCAAATGTGAGCGCGGCTGGTGTGAGGGGGTTAAGGATCCAGGCCCACCCATTTGACGTGGAGAGGATGAACATTGACCCTGAGAAGATGAAAAAAAGGATTATCGAATTAAAACCTAGACTGATAATCTTAGGTGGGAGTCTTTTCTTGTTCCCGCATCCTATAGAAGAGGCAAGGGAGGCTGCTGATGAAGTGGGCGCCAGTATAATGTATGACGGGGCTCACGTATTAGGTTTGATCGCTGGTAAACGTTTCCAGGATCCTCTGAAGGAGGGGGCTGATGTTCTAGTAGGCAGCACACATAAGACTTTCCCAGGGCCACAGGGTGGTATAATCTTATGTGGTCGGGAGCTGGCAGAAAGAATAGACGAGGCGGTATTCCCTGGGCTTGTGAGTAACCATCACTTGCATCATGTTGCCGGTCTTGGGATCACTGCAGCTGAAATGTTAGAATTTGGAGAGGCCTATGCAAAGGACACCATAAGGAATGCTAAAAAACTCGCTGAAAGCCTCTATGAGTTGGGGTTTAATGTTCTATGTGAGGATTTTGGATTCACGGAATCCCATCAGCTTGTGATGGATGTTTCAGATATTGGGAGGGCTGTTGAGATCGCTAAAAGGCTTGAAGATAACAATATCATATTGAACAAGAATCTGCTCCCATGGGATGATGTTAACAGGTCAAATGACCCTTCGGGTATACGTATAGGCACCCAAGAAGTTACAAGGCGTGGCATGAAGGAGTCAGAGATGGGCGAGATAGCAGAATATATAAAAAGGGTGATCATAGATAAAAAGGATGTGAAGGAGGAAGTTTCAGAGTTCATGTCCGATTATACGAGGGTCCATTACGCATTTGAAGAGTCAGAAGCCTATAAGTACCTGGACATTATCTGA
- a CDS encoding DUF192 domain-containing protein — MTLLKVLNKTRNECLGNVKIADTFISRFKGLMFKKDIKGGLLLEMPDGRGCGGSSIHMFFMRIPLDVIFLDSEKRVVDLATLKPWQIYIPKKPAKYIIELPRGRIADSGTRIGDIIEFYK; from the coding sequence GTGACCCTATTGAAAGTTTTGAACAAGACCAGAAATGAATGCCTTGGTAATGTGAAAATCGCAGACACGTTCATTTCAAGATTCAAAGGCCTAATGTTCAAAAAAGATATAAAAGGGGGTCTCTTATTAGAGATGCCAGATGGTAGGGGGTGTGGTGGTTCAAGTATTCACATGTTCTTCATGAGAATACCATTAGATGTTATATTCCTAGATTCAGAGAAAAGGGTTGTGGACCTGGCCACACTAAAACCATGGCAGATATACATACCAAAAAAACCTGCAAAATATATAATAGAACTTCCAAGGGGGAGGATAGCAGATTCCGGGACGAGGATAGGGGATATCATCGAATTCTACAAGTGA
- a CDS encoding DUF169 domain-containing protein — protein MNKETSEKFTRLLNLEKEPVAIAWSVKEPEDIPREKGKSRFCEKIDKALEGEVFYSTAEEEECFGGARYSGMKDPKEFPKNMRTGAFLVAMGIHDSIQSVQRSWQKNMAIEPGIFSSILFAPLSKAKFTPDVIVIICNGKQAMELLHANAYDSISDALGADVGPICSTMGARPYLTGQVTYGFADVGSRRHMKNLKDEDVMVSIPYQHAKRIIHNLEEMKRLRG, from the coding sequence TTGAATAAAGAAACCTCGGAAAAATTCACAAGATTATTAAACCTGGAAAAGGAACCAGTCGCAATCGCATGGTCGGTTAAAGAACCAGAAGACATACCCAGAGAAAAGGGAAAATCCCGTTTTTGCGAGAAAATAGATAAGGCACTTGAAGGGGAAGTCTTCTATTCAACAGCAGAGGAAGAAGAATGCTTTGGAGGTGCAAGATACTCTGGTATGAAGGACCCCAAGGAATTCCCAAAGAACATGAGAACAGGGGCATTCCTAGTCGCCATGGGAATCCATGATAGCATACAATCAGTCCAGAGGTCATGGCAAAAAAACATGGCAATAGAACCCGGAATATTCTCCAGCATCCTATTCGCACCCTTATCCAAGGCAAAATTCACACCAGATGTAATAGTCATCATATGTAATGGCAAACAGGCAATGGAATTATTACACGCCAACGCATATGATAGTATCTCAGATGCACTCGGCGCCGATGTCGGGCCCATCTGCAGTACCATGGGCGCCCGCCCATACCTCACAGGACAAGTAACATATGGTTTCGCAGATGTGGGATCAAGAAGGCACATGAAAAACCTCAAAGACGAAGATGTGATGGTCAGCATACCATACCAGCACGCTAAGAGGATCATCCACAACCTGGAAGAAATGAAAAGGCTTAGAGGATAA